A region of Culicoides brevitarsis isolate CSIRO-B50_1 chromosome 1, AGI_CSIRO_Cbre_v1, whole genome shotgun sequence DNA encodes the following proteins:
- the LOC134837592 gene encoding LIM domain-containing protein A has protein sequence MRKLKMVMMIMMVTLVLSLYGAIDAKKDEKTQGPIKKAKGSKPTKTPKTSILEQFRNLSPEDKEFLKELDKQFSLHGDKIKIKVERENVTKGAKGSNKKRTIDGELGYSYNQDQYEHGYYFSNPAQSHYNRQGMRYTNPHREVATDIEIQPSHSYEIKPMEETYHNAPRSQYIKQMHGYTEDNVPIIVLKIPGPTKYAAHLQALLQQYLELRAAQYIRAFEEQEAAHYQTGYDYGYAPSAPVAPIAPVAPIAPVKPAPYPAQPIQPVYYQPMVQVAPNLYTPVPAHHQAHSQQYYAAPQSYTPSSYYYNHPSAAPYHNHPTHAHVAQPQVEYSPKYVESTVAPPPVAAVKEYYTPDITYAQYDDSYQPQPEHEHHQYNTHEEQSEDHYEESSATPLKTSENYPSDKHTQVIFKEDKIPYNAHYGHYIRKEDQIQVTPAPALVEITQRPHNYHAHPEPSDGSEHHEHHYETAKRQTAPFSEEMFRKYNKLIQRMKKQTAKAQQQKAKEEQQKQEQEEEKAAE, from the exons ATGAGGAAATTGAAGatggtgatgatgattatgatg GTAACGCTCGTGTTATCACTCTATGGAGCAATTGACgcgaaaaaagatgaaaaaactcAAGGACCGATCAAGAAGGCGAAGGGATCGAAACCTACAAAAACTCCAAAGACTTCAATTTTGGAGCAGTTCCGGAATTTATCGCCCGAGGACAAggaatttttgaaggaattggATAAACAGTTTTCGTTGCACGGTGACAAGATCAAGATCAAGGTCGAACgtgaaaatgtcacaaaaggCGCGAAGGGGTCTAATAAGAAACGGACAATTGATGGAGAGTTAGG gtACAGCTACAACCAAGACCAATACGAGCATGGATATTATTTCTCAAACCCTGCCCAATCTCATTACAATCGTCAAGGCATGAGATACACAAATCCCCATCGTGAAGTAGCAACTGACATTGAGATCCAACCTTCTCACAGTTATGAAATCAAGCCCATGGAAGAGACATATCACAATGCACCACGTTCGCAATATATCAAACAAATGCATGGTTACACCGAAGATAATGTCCCAATTATTGTCTTGAAGATTCCCGGACCCACAAAATACGCAGCCCATCTTCAAGCTTTGTTACAGCAATATTTAGAACTTCGTGCTGCCCAATACATCCGTGCTTTCGAAGAACAAGAAGCAGCTCATTATCAAACAGGATATGATTATGGTTATGCTCCTTCTGCTCCCGTAGCTCCAATTGCTCCCGTGGCTCCAATTGCTCCCGTCAAACCTGCTCCCTATCCAGCTCAACCCATTCAACCCGTTTATTATCAACCAATGGTTCAAGTTGCTCCCAATCTCTACACTCCTGTACCGGCTCATCATCAAGCACATTCACAACAATACTATGCTGCTCCTCAGTCATATACTCCCAGCAGTTATTACTACAACCATCCAAGTGCTGCTCCTTATCACAATCATCCCACACATGCCCATGTTGCCCAGCCACAAGTTGAATACTCACCGAAATATGTCGAATCAACTGTCGCTCCTCCTCCCGTAGCAGCAGTTAAGGAGTATTACACTCCTGATATCACTTATGCTCAATACGATGACAGTTACCAACCACAACCTGAACACGAACATCATCAATACAATACCCATGAAGAACAATCAGAAGATCATTACGAAGAATCGTCAGCTACCCCTTTAAAGACTTCCGAAAACTATCCAAGTGACAAACATACTCAAGTCATCTTCAAAGAAGATAAAATCCCTTACAACGCTCATTATGGCCATTACATCCGCAAAGAGGACCAAATTCAAGTTACTCCAGCCCCAGCTCTTGTTGAAATCACGCAACGACCACACAACTACCATGCGCATCCAGAACCTTCCGATGGTTCGGAACACCATGAGCATCATTATGAAACGGCAAAGAGACAAACTGCTCCGTTCTCCGAAGAAATGTTCCGTAAATATAACAAACTGATACAAAGAATGAAGAAACAAACGGCAAAGGCGCAACAACAAAAGGCTAAGGAAGAGCAGCAGAAACAAGAgcaagaagaggaaaaagctGCCGAATGA